One genomic segment of Synchiropus splendidus isolate RoL2022-P1 chromosome 16, RoL_Sspl_1.0, whole genome shotgun sequence includes these proteins:
- the LOC128746930 gene encoding putative E3 ubiquitin-protein ligase UBR7 produces MTSNPGIEDSSLDEEELKEALCVLAGSDPDNCSYSRGYVKRQAVFACSTCSSSASEPAGICLACANCCHDGHDILELYTKRNFRCDCGNSKFGEFRCKLTPEKDEKNLKNLYNHNYRGTYCTCARLYPDEEDQVNDEMIQCVICEDWFHSQHLGGTAQDTAELQEMVCQSCMNAAPFLWTYAAHYGIPSVAQSEPEHEVVDVEGHDEGCEKTPAEELSAESLEASLKKIPSDKWTHKEATAGSGCRLADLQKLGPEGPRHGAVFWPDTWRSKLCTCTSCKRVYVDLKVSFLLDPSDSMVAYETRGLMEPFGKHPLLALTESLGRAQQLEIIYGYNEMTTAVTELVQQCATEGKEVTAEDVRQCFEKLQDRKRRRLV; encoded by the exons ATGACCTCCAACCCAGGAATTGAAGATTCTTCCTTGGATGAAGAAGAGCTCAAGGAGGCGTTGTGTGTCCTGGCTGGAAGCGACCCGGACAACTGCTCCTATTCGCGG GGCTACGTGAAGAGGCAGGCGGTGTTCGCCTGCAGCACTtgttcctcctctgcctccgaACCTGCCGGGATCTGTCTGGCCTGCGCCAACTGCTGCCACGATGGACACGACATCCTCGAGCTCTACACCAAACG GAATTTCCGCTGCGACTGTGGAAACAGCAAATTTGGGGAGTTTCGGTGCAAACTCACTCCG GAGAAAGATGAGAAGAACTTGAAAAACCTTTACAACCATAACTACAGAGGCACCTACTGCACATGTGCACGGCTGTACCCGGACGAGGAAGACCAG GTGAACGACGAGATGATCCAGTGTGTCATCTGTGAGGACTGGTTCCACTCACAG CATCTGGGTGGCACCGCTCAAGACACGGCGGAGCTCCAGGAAATGGTGTGTCAGTCATGCATGAACGCGGCGCCGTTCCTTTGGACCTATGCCGCCCACTACGGCA TCCCGTCTGTCGCTCAGTCAGAACCAGAGCACGAGGTCGTCGACGTTGAAGGACACGACGAAGGTTGTGAGAAGACTCCAGCAGAAGAACTGTCAGCTGAGAGCCTTGAG GCGTCACTGAAGAAGATTCCATCAGACAAATGGACTCACAAAGAGGCCACAGCTGGGTCTGGCTGCCGCCTGGCGGACCTGCAGAAGCTGGGTCCAGAGGGGCCGAGACATGGTGCCGTGTTCTGGCCCGACACGTGGCGCTCCAAGCTCTGCACCTGCACCAGCTGCAAG CGGGTCTACGTGGACTTGAAGGTTTCCTTCCTGTTGGACCCGTCTGACTCCATGGTGGCGTACGAGACCCGAGGTCTGATGGAGCCGTTTGGCAAACACCCGCTCCTGGCTCTGACAGAGTCCTTGGGCCGAGCTCAGCAGCTGGAGATCATCTACG GGTACAATGAGATGACCACAGCTGTGACGGAGTTAGTGCAGCAGTGCGCCACCGAGGGAAAG gaagtgactgcGGAGGATGTTCGACAGTGTTTTGAGAAGCTGCAAgacagaaagaggaggaggcttGTTTAA
- the btbd7 gene encoding BTB/POZ domain-containing protein 7 isoform X2, which produces MGANGSSYPHSCSPRIGGNAHSQTFIGPSAYSQQGYSWESKLYSLDHSHERPADRKKKSLGLATLKRRFIKRRKSSRSADHARQMRDLLSGWDFCDTKALVEEFEGTAALKELSFQASLARAEAPSLPRDLAALYQHKYCTDVDLIFQGTCFPAHRAILAARCPFFKTLLSSSPGYGAEVLMDIETAGIDVPMFSALLQYLYTGEFGSGVTEDSRLQNVDVLVQLSEEFGTPNSLEADMKGLFDYMCYYDALLSFSSDSEMVECFNERGATSGPVAGVSGGSTGPGTPDEDLRAHKAILSARSPFFRNLLQRRIRTGEEMTERTLQTPTRIVLDESIIPRKYVQVILHCMYTDVVELGLVLRGSPSAGSLGEVQALVSGGRGANTRTEEAMELYHIALFLEFSMLAQGCEDIIVESLSLDSLVPILKWSSQPYGSKWVHRQAMHFLCEEFSQVVSSDVLYELSKEHLLNAIQSDYLQASEQDILKYVVKWGEQQLIKRMADREPNLLSGTAHSVNKRGVKRRDLDVEELKEILSPLLPFIRTEHILPPHSDVLSDARKRGLICTPPSDMLPTAEEGKANAWLRQKNAGIYVRPRLFSPYVEEAKSVLDEMMVEQTDLVRLRMVRMSNVPDTLYMVNNAVPQCCHMINHQQMSVNSTAAPSVVANEIPVPQLSVVREMIRRLQEIRHMEQVQRAYALNCGEGATVSYELQLRVLREFGLADGATELLQNPYKFFPDERFGDESPILALRQMHTEPVMREFMPDIALGVSVMSLREQHMSEMDREGPHSPMGPPAHHLPHGPCPSIRLSHGHGPGHGHSCKRHAPEPKLEAQAEFPDLYDFSCRPATPTSAHPLPPFPGPDLYSHSCPPTGPYPPPYVSDSQGHPQGRTPPDPLRLDVLSMTTQRHDGGLASPSGAPHRMGHFSRGRSNETDLTHGLGHLRSPSGNMDSYEGGHSGTREEEMVVGESSSSGAHQQTHRNSVSEEMVRDRRSPSKPDYPYKKSAL; this is translated from the exons ATGGGGGCCAATGGATCCAGCTACCCGCACTCGTGCTCCCCACGGATCGGGGGAAATGCTCATTCCCAGACTTTCATAG GACCGTCTGCATACTCCCAGCAAGGATACAGTTGGGAGTCCAAGCTTTACAGCCTGGATCACAGTCATGAGCGGCCGGcggacaggaagaagaagagcctCGGCCTGGCCACCCTCAAGCGCCGCTTCATCAAACGGAGAAAGTCCAGTCGCTCAGCAGATCATGCCCGGCAGATGCGGGACCTCTTGTCTGGATGGGACTTCTGTGATACGAAGGCTCTGGTGGAGGAGTTTGAGGGCACGGCCGCTCTTAAGGAGCTGAGCTTTCAGGCCAGCCTAGCCAGAGCTGAAGCTCCCAGCTTGCCCCGGGATCTGGCCGCTCTCTATCAGCATAAGTACTGCACTGATGTGGACCTCATCTTCCAGGGGACCTGCTTCCCGGCACACCGGGCCATTTTGGCGGCCCGCTGCCCTTTCTTCAAGACCCTTCTATCGTCTTCACCTGGTTATGGAGCCGAGGTCCTCATGGACATCGAGACGGCAGGCATAGATGTGCCCATGTTCTCTGCCCTGCTTCAGTACTTGTACACCGGGGAGTTTGGGTCCGGAGTCACAGAAGATTCCAGACTGCAGAATGTAGATGTGCTGGTTCAGCTTAGCGAGGAGTTCGGGACACCCAACTCCCTGGAGGCAGACATGAAGGGCTTGTTCGACTACATGTGCTACTACGATGCTCTGCTCAGCTTCTCCTCAGACTCAGAAATGGtggaatgttttaatgagcgGGGGGCAACTTCAGGACCAGTGGCTGGTGTTTCAGGAGGGAGCACTGGACCAGGGACCCCAGATGAGGACTTGAGGGCCCACAAAGCCATCCTCTCTGCGCGCTCACCTTTCTTTAGGAACCTTCTACAGCGGCGCATCCGTACCGGCGAGGAGATGACGGAACGTACACTACAGACGCCAACCCGCATTGTGTTGGATGAGTCCATCATACCCCGAAAGTATGTCCAGGTGATCCTCCACTGCATGTACACGGACGTGGTGGAGCTGGGCCTGGTGCTGCGGGGCAGTCCCTCTGCAGGTAGCTTAGGGGAGGTGCAAGCTCTGGTGTCAGGAGGCCGAGGGGCCAACACCCGCACAGAAGAGGCCATGGAGCTCTACCACATCGCTCTGTTCCTGGAGTTCAGCATGTTAGCTCAAG GCTGTGAGGACATCATTGTGGAGAGTCTGTCACTGGACTCCCTGGTCCCCATCCTGAAGTGGAGCTCGCAGCCGTACGGCTCCAAGTGGGTCCACCGCCAGGCCATGCACTTCCTGTGTGAGGAGTTCAGCCAGGTGGTCAGCTCAGACGTCCTGTATGAACTCAGCAAGGAGCATCTTCTCAACGCCATCCAGTCCGACTACCTGCAG GCGAGTGAGCAGGACATTCTCAAGTATGTGGTTAAGTGGGGCGAGCAGCAGCTGATAAAGAGGATGGCAGACAGGG AACCCAACCTGTTGAGTGGAACGGCCCACAGCGTGAACAAGAGAGGAGTGAAGCGTAGAGacctcgatgtggaggagctgaaggagatcCTGTCGCCTCTGCTGCCCTTCATCCGCACCGAGCACATCCTGCCTCCTCACAGCGACGTCCTCTCTGACGCA CGCAAGCGGGGTCTGATCTGCACCCCTCCGTCTGACATGCTGCCCACAGCTGAGGAGGGAAAGGCCAACGCCTGGCTACGGCAGAAGAACGCCGGCATCTACGTGCGGCCGCGCCTCTTCTCGCCATACGTGGAGGAGGCCAAG TCGGTGCTGGACGAGATGATGGTGGAGCAGACCGATCTGGTGCGCCTCCGAATGGTGCGCATGTCCAACGTTCCAGACACACTCTACATGGTCAACAACGCTGTGCCACAGTGCTGTCACATGATCAACCACCAGCAGATGTCCGTCAACTCCACCGCAGCGCCGTCGGTGGTGGCCAATGAGATCCCAG tgccGCAGCTGTCAGTGGTGAGAGAGATGATCCGACGGCTGCAGGAGATCCGACACATGGAGCAGGTCCAGCGAGCGTATGCCCTCAACTGTGGAGAGGGAGCCACCGTCAGCTACGAGCTGCAGCTCAGAGTCCTGAGAGAATTCGGTCTTGCTGATGGAGCCACAGAGTTGCTGCAG AACCCATACAAGTTCTTCCCAGACGAACGCTTCGGAGATGAGAGTCCGATTCTGGCTCTCCGCCAG ATGCACACAGAGCCGGTGATGAGGGAGTTCATGCCTGACATCGCGCTGGGCGTCTCTGTCATGTCCCTGAGGGAACAGCATATGTCCGAGATGGATCGCGAGGGTCCTCACAGTCCGATGGGTCCCCCAGCCCACCACCTTCCACACGGCCCGTGCCCCTCCATCCGCCTCAGCCACGGACATGGTCCCGGCCATGGACACTCCTGCAAGCGCCATGCCCCCGAGCCCAAGCTGGAAGCTCAAGCCGAATTCCCAGACCTCTACGACTTCTCCTGTCGACCCGCGACCCCGACCTCTGCTCATCCCCTGCCCCCTTTTCCGGGGCCAGATCTCTACAGCCACAGCTGCCCCCCGACCGGCCCCTACCCTCCCCCGTACGTGTCTGACTCTCAGGGTCATCCACAGGGACGGACTCCTCCTGACCCGCTACGGTTGGACGTTCTCAGCATGACCACTCAGAGGCACGATGGCGGTCTCGCTAGCCCGTCTGGAGCACCACACAGGATGGGCCACTTTTCAAGGGGCCGCTCAAATGAGACGGACCTGACTCACGGCCTCGGTCACTTGCGTTCACCCAGCGGGAACATGGACAGCTACGAAGGGGGGCACTCCGGAaccagagaggaggagatggttgTGGGCGAGTCGTCGAGCTCAGGGGCACATCAGCAGACCCACAGGAACAGTGTCAGCGAGGAGATGGTCCGAGACCGTCGCTCTCCCAGCAAGCCGGACTACCCCTACAAGAAATCTGCACTTTAA
- the btbd7 gene encoding BTB/POZ domain-containing protein 7 isoform X1 has product MGANGSSYPHSCSPRIGGNAHSQTFIGPSAYSQQGYSWESKLYSLDHSHERPADRKKKSLGLATLKRRFIKRRKSSRSADHARQMRDLLSGWDFCDTKALVEEFEGTAALKELSFQASLARAEAPSLPRDLAALYQHKYCTDVDLIFQGTCFPAHRAILAARCPFFKTLLSSSPGYGAEVLMDIETAGIDVPMFSALLQYLYTGEFGSGVTEDSRLQNVDVLVQLSEEFGTPNSLEADMKGLFDYMCYYDALLSFSSDSEMVECFNERGATSGPVAGVSGGSTGPGTPDEDLRAHKAILSARSPFFRNLLQRRIRTGEEMTERTLQTPTRIVLDESIIPRKYVQVILHCMYTDVVELGLVLRGSPSAGSLGEVQALVSGGRGANTRTEEAMELYHIALFLEFSMLAQGCEDIIVESLSLDSLVPILKWSSQPYGSKWVHRQAMHFLCEEFSQVVSSDVLYELSKEHLLNAIQSDYLQASEQDILKYVVKWGEQQLIKRMADREPNLLSGTAHSVNKRGVKRRDLDVEELKEILSPLLPFIRTEHILPPHSDVLSDARKRGLICTPPSDMLPTAEEGKANAWLRQKNAGIYVRPRLFSPYVEEAKSVLDEMMVEQTDLVRLRMVRMSNVPDTLYMVNNAVPQCCHMINHQQMSVNSTAAPSVVANEIPVPQLSVVREMIRRLQEIRHMEQVQRAYALNCGEGATVSYELQLRVLREFGLADGATELLQNPYKFFPDERFGDESPILALRQVGRCRVNSSPAMDSMFTELEGVAGFHPPLPPPPPPYHPPATPSHAQLKGAWRPRVPLPTPTRSFSYPCNRTLIQRHAAAKHGGSEFSSVPRPQPPDCTNTQVLGRALLSEQQAMHTEPVMREFMPDIALGVSVMSLREQHMSEMDREGPHSPMGPPAHHLPHGPCPSIRLSHGHGPGHGHSCKRHAPEPKLEAQAEFPDLYDFSCRPATPTSAHPLPPFPGPDLYSHSCPPTGPYPPPYVSDSQGHPQGRTPPDPLRLDVLSMTTQRHDGGLASPSGAPHRMGHFSRGRSNETDLTHGLGHLRSPSGNMDSYEGGHSGTREEEMVVGESSSSGAHQQTHRNSVSEEMVRDRRSPSKPDYPYKKSAL; this is encoded by the exons ATGGGGGCCAATGGATCCAGCTACCCGCACTCGTGCTCCCCACGGATCGGGGGAAATGCTCATTCCCAGACTTTCATAG GACCGTCTGCATACTCCCAGCAAGGATACAGTTGGGAGTCCAAGCTTTACAGCCTGGATCACAGTCATGAGCGGCCGGcggacaggaagaagaagagcctCGGCCTGGCCACCCTCAAGCGCCGCTTCATCAAACGGAGAAAGTCCAGTCGCTCAGCAGATCATGCCCGGCAGATGCGGGACCTCTTGTCTGGATGGGACTTCTGTGATACGAAGGCTCTGGTGGAGGAGTTTGAGGGCACGGCCGCTCTTAAGGAGCTGAGCTTTCAGGCCAGCCTAGCCAGAGCTGAAGCTCCCAGCTTGCCCCGGGATCTGGCCGCTCTCTATCAGCATAAGTACTGCACTGATGTGGACCTCATCTTCCAGGGGACCTGCTTCCCGGCACACCGGGCCATTTTGGCGGCCCGCTGCCCTTTCTTCAAGACCCTTCTATCGTCTTCACCTGGTTATGGAGCCGAGGTCCTCATGGACATCGAGACGGCAGGCATAGATGTGCCCATGTTCTCTGCCCTGCTTCAGTACTTGTACACCGGGGAGTTTGGGTCCGGAGTCACAGAAGATTCCAGACTGCAGAATGTAGATGTGCTGGTTCAGCTTAGCGAGGAGTTCGGGACACCCAACTCCCTGGAGGCAGACATGAAGGGCTTGTTCGACTACATGTGCTACTACGATGCTCTGCTCAGCTTCTCCTCAGACTCAGAAATGGtggaatgttttaatgagcgGGGGGCAACTTCAGGACCAGTGGCTGGTGTTTCAGGAGGGAGCACTGGACCAGGGACCCCAGATGAGGACTTGAGGGCCCACAAAGCCATCCTCTCTGCGCGCTCACCTTTCTTTAGGAACCTTCTACAGCGGCGCATCCGTACCGGCGAGGAGATGACGGAACGTACACTACAGACGCCAACCCGCATTGTGTTGGATGAGTCCATCATACCCCGAAAGTATGTCCAGGTGATCCTCCACTGCATGTACACGGACGTGGTGGAGCTGGGCCTGGTGCTGCGGGGCAGTCCCTCTGCAGGTAGCTTAGGGGAGGTGCAAGCTCTGGTGTCAGGAGGCCGAGGGGCCAACACCCGCACAGAAGAGGCCATGGAGCTCTACCACATCGCTCTGTTCCTGGAGTTCAGCATGTTAGCTCAAG GCTGTGAGGACATCATTGTGGAGAGTCTGTCACTGGACTCCCTGGTCCCCATCCTGAAGTGGAGCTCGCAGCCGTACGGCTCCAAGTGGGTCCACCGCCAGGCCATGCACTTCCTGTGTGAGGAGTTCAGCCAGGTGGTCAGCTCAGACGTCCTGTATGAACTCAGCAAGGAGCATCTTCTCAACGCCATCCAGTCCGACTACCTGCAG GCGAGTGAGCAGGACATTCTCAAGTATGTGGTTAAGTGGGGCGAGCAGCAGCTGATAAAGAGGATGGCAGACAGGG AACCCAACCTGTTGAGTGGAACGGCCCACAGCGTGAACAAGAGAGGAGTGAAGCGTAGAGacctcgatgtggaggagctgaaggagatcCTGTCGCCTCTGCTGCCCTTCATCCGCACCGAGCACATCCTGCCTCCTCACAGCGACGTCCTCTCTGACGCA CGCAAGCGGGGTCTGATCTGCACCCCTCCGTCTGACATGCTGCCCACAGCTGAGGAGGGAAAGGCCAACGCCTGGCTACGGCAGAAGAACGCCGGCATCTACGTGCGGCCGCGCCTCTTCTCGCCATACGTGGAGGAGGCCAAG TCGGTGCTGGACGAGATGATGGTGGAGCAGACCGATCTGGTGCGCCTCCGAATGGTGCGCATGTCCAACGTTCCAGACACACTCTACATGGTCAACAACGCTGTGCCACAGTGCTGTCACATGATCAACCACCAGCAGATGTCCGTCAACTCCACCGCAGCGCCGTCGGTGGTGGCCAATGAGATCCCAG tgccGCAGCTGTCAGTGGTGAGAGAGATGATCCGACGGCTGCAGGAGATCCGACACATGGAGCAGGTCCAGCGAGCGTATGCCCTCAACTGTGGAGAGGGAGCCACCGTCAGCTACGAGCTGCAGCTCAGAGTCCTGAGAGAATTCGGTCTTGCTGATGGAGCCACAGAGTTGCTGCAG AACCCATACAAGTTCTTCCCAGACGAACGCTTCGGAGATGAGAGTCCGATTCTGGCTCTCCGCCAGGTGGGTCGCTGCCGGGTGAACAGCAGCCCAGCCATGGATAGCATGTTCACCGAGCTGGAGGGAGTAGCCGGCTTCCACCCGCCCCTGCCTCCCCCACCTCCCCCCTACCACCCTCCCGCCACACCCAGCCACGCACAGCTCAAGGGCGCCTGGCGACCCCGGGTGCCCCTGCCCACCCCCACCCGATCCTTCTCCTACCCCTGCAACCGCACACTAATCCAGCGGCACGCGGCAGCCAAGCATGGCGGCTCCGAGTTCTCCTCGGTGCCCAGACCCCAGCCCCCCGACTGCACCAACACCCAGGTTCTGGGCCGGGCTTTGCTTTCCGAGCAGCAAGCG ATGCACACAGAGCCGGTGATGAGGGAGTTCATGCCTGACATCGCGCTGGGCGTCTCTGTCATGTCCCTGAGGGAACAGCATATGTCCGAGATGGATCGCGAGGGTCCTCACAGTCCGATGGGTCCCCCAGCCCACCACCTTCCACACGGCCCGTGCCCCTCCATCCGCCTCAGCCACGGACATGGTCCCGGCCATGGACACTCCTGCAAGCGCCATGCCCCCGAGCCCAAGCTGGAAGCTCAAGCCGAATTCCCAGACCTCTACGACTTCTCCTGTCGACCCGCGACCCCGACCTCTGCTCATCCCCTGCCCCCTTTTCCGGGGCCAGATCTCTACAGCCACAGCTGCCCCCCGACCGGCCCCTACCCTCCCCCGTACGTGTCTGACTCTCAGGGTCATCCACAGGGACGGACTCCTCCTGACCCGCTACGGTTGGACGTTCTCAGCATGACCACTCAGAGGCACGATGGCGGTCTCGCTAGCCCGTCTGGAGCACCACACAGGATGGGCCACTTTTCAAGGGGCCGCTCAAATGAGACGGACCTGACTCACGGCCTCGGTCACTTGCGTTCACCCAGCGGGAACATGGACAGCTACGAAGGGGGGCACTCCGGAaccagagaggaggagatggttgTGGGCGAGTCGTCGAGCTCAGGGGCACATCAGCAGACCCACAGGAACAGTGTCAGCGAGGAGATGGTCCGAGACCGTCGCTCTCCCAGCAAGCCGGACTACCCCTACAAGAAATCTGCACTTTAA